The following proteins are co-located in the Hemicordylus capensis ecotype Gifberg chromosome 11, rHemCap1.1.pri, whole genome shotgun sequence genome:
- the LOC128335302 gene encoding protein shisa-3-like, giving the protein MERALLRGALFLLLALGGCGLAKAEGEACRGWAYGEQSSEDTFWCVKQSDGEDAPFCCGTCDSPSCSSSEERRLDPAECCPGLQLEAEAAEEPTAMSEGSWTLNSRTAYVLFAGFVTVIVVAFTLFLCDYCLPRLVRYHAENYDLSIPLLDDNPAPSYESCRSRASSSGSESQQGTSPLPSGRSLPPSHESRVDRTSSGTQDPQGTPPEPSATAPVVQALEPEETNLPPVVVPVRNVSPPPAPIFDLLSSLPADPPSSCESCVSPASFEVEVPQGSPLLAGEPPSSYESCEGKASSGAQDPQDTTPVPTAPVVQQADPAAAPEPEEINLPPGVVQARNMLLPPPVDPTFDCLSEPRL; this is encoded by the exons atggagagggctctgctccgcgGCGCTCTGTTTCTCCTGCTGGCCTTGGGCGGCTGCGGCTTGGCCAAGGCTGAGGGCGAAGCGTGTCGCGGCTGGGCGTACGGGGAGCAGTCGTCGGAAGACACTTTCTGGTGCGTGAAGCAAAGCGACGGAGAGGACGCCCCGTTCTGCTGCGGGACCTGCGACTCGCCCTCCTGCAGCTCCTCCGAGGAGCGCCGCCTCGACCCGGCAGAGTGCTGTCCGGGCCTCCAACTGGAAGCCGAAGCAGCCGAGGAGCCGACGGCCATGTCGGAGG GGAGCTGGACCCTCAACAGCAGGACTGCATACGTCCTTTTCGCTGGGTTCGTCACCGTAATTGTTGTGGCCTTCACTCTCTTTCTCTGCGACTACTGCTTGCCGCGCTTGGTTCGCTACCACGCTGAGAATTATGACCTCTCCATCCCGCTCCTCGACGACAACCCCGCTCCCTCCTATGAATCCTGCAGGAGCAGGGCTTCCTCCTCTGGGTCCGAGAGCCAGCAAGGCACCTCTCCTCTGCCCTCTGGCCGTTCTCTTCCTCCCAGCCATGAATCCCGTGTGGACAGAACATCCTCAGGAACCCAAGACCCTCAGGGCACACCTCCTGAACCCTCCGCCACTGCACCTGTTGTACAAGCCCTGGAGCCAGAAGAAACCAACCTGCCTCCAGTGGTGGTTCCAGTTAGAAatgtttctcctcctccagctcccatcTTTGACCTTCTCTCTTCTCTGCCGGCTGATCCTCCTTCCAGCTGCGAATCCTGCGTGAGCCCAGCATCCTTTGAAGTTGAGGTCCCTCAGGGCTCACCTCTTCTGGCAGGGGAGCCTCCTTCCAGCTATGAATCCTGTGAGGGCAAAGCATCCTCAGGGGCTCAGGACCCTCAGGACACCACTCCTGTGCCCACTGCACCTGTTGTCCAGCAGGCAGATCCTGCTGCAGCCCCTGAGCCCGAAGAAATCAACTTGCCTCCAGGTGTGGTTCAGGCTAGAAAtatgttgctgcctcctcctgtggATCCCACCTTCGACTGTCTCTCTGAACCTCGCCTCTAA
- the LOC128335311 gene encoding protein shisa-2-like — MERSLLLRLFLVVVGVCSVSSEGEACLGWAYGTEPSGEAFRCVKERDGEGSQFCCGSCALPYCCSSEEDRLDQAQCASESRLGAAAAASKWTRKYKDSEIFGFIALALIAVVCCFYFCICCFRHRDRLPYFRPGNQFEDADPSIRLSVIDRRPDDGTHASTDAEDQQSTSSDNDPPPSYERCVNPALLGGGEQRGRSTVPWDNDPPPSYDELSVNPAFLGDEEQQSTTALLSAETPAVQLGQAGPAALESEETHLSPERLQAGTVFVEPISETSV, encoded by the exons ATGGAAAGGAGTCTGCTGCTGCGGTTGTTCCTGGTGGTCGTGGGAGTCTGCTCCGTGAGCTCTGAGGGCGAAGCGTGCCTTGGCTGGGCCTACGGGACGGAGCCCTCGGGAGAGGCCTTCCGGTGTGTGAAAGAGCGGGACGGAGAGGGCTCCCAGTTCTGTTGCGGGAGCTGCGCCCTGCCCTACTGCTGCTCGTCGGAAGAGGACCGACTGGACCAGGCCCAGTGCGCTTCCGAGAGCCGGCTGGGAGCGGCGGCTGCGGCTTCCAAGT GGACCAGGAAATACAAAGATTCTGAGATCTTCGGTTTTATTGCCCTAGCTCTTATTGCTGTCGTGTGTTGCTTCTACTTCTGCATCTGCTGTTTTCGCCACAGAGATCGCCTACCCTACTTTAGGCCAGGGAACCAGTTTGAGGATGCAGATCCTTCCATCAGGCTCTCTGTCATTGACCGTCGCCCTGATGATGGCACCCATGCGAGCACAGATGCTGAGGACCAGCAAAGCACCTCCTCCGACAATGACCCTCCTCCCAGCTATGAACGTTGTGTGAACCCAGCACTCCTGGGTGGTGGGGAGCAGCGAGGCCGCTCCACTGTGCCCTGGGACAACGACCCTCCTCCCAGCTATGATGAACTAAGTGTGAACCCAGCATTCCTGGGTGATGAGGAGCAGCAAAGCACCACTGCTCTGCTCTCTGCTGAAACACCTGCTGTGCAGTTGGGGCAGGCGGGCCCTGCAGCTCTGGAGTCTGAGGAAACCCACTTGTCTCCAGAGCGGCTTCAGGCTGGAACGGTTTTTGTGGAGCCCATCTCCGAGACCTCTGTCTAA
- the LOC128335326 gene encoding protein shisa-2 homolog, giving the protein MDKILYCTLLLLLLFLALEGCSARTGGEVCRGWAYGTELPEGAVYCPSKPGGEGAQFCCGTCALPYCCSSEEDRLDPSLCYSHSWLKAGTEPPVKSEGPGNLYKVGLIILAAVIVLLVVFISVFICRFCYWLRFRLLDYCRERQQETESEDGDPSTRLNANVPPNGYGTSQVPSDSEPLV; this is encoded by the exons ATGGATAAGATTCTATATtgcacgctgctgctgctgcttctgtttctggctCTCGAGGGCTGTTCTGCGAGGACTGGGGGAGAAGTCTGTCGAGGCTGGGCGTACGGAACGGAGCTACCGGAGGGAGCTGTCTATTGTCCGAGCAAACCAGGCGGGGAGGGCGCCCAGTTCTGTTGCGGGACCTGCGCACTGCCCTACTGTTGCTCGTCAGAAGAGGACCGACTCGACCCCAGCCTGTGCTACTCTCACAGTTGGCTGAAAGCCGGAACTGAGCCCCCGGTTAAGTCGGAGG gGCCTGGGAATCTTTACAAGGTTGGATTGATCATTCTTGCTGCAGTGATTGTGCTTCTTGTGGTGTTCATCTCTGTCTTTATCTGCCGCTTCTGCTACTGGCTCAGATTTCGCCTACTCGATTATTGCAGAGAGAGGCAGCAGGAGACTGAATCAGAGGATGGAGATCCTTCCACCAGATTAAATGCCAACGTCCCTCCCAATGGCTATGGTACCTCTCAGGTGCCTTCTGACAGTGAACCACTTGTGTAG
- the LOC128335623 gene encoding protein shisa-3-like: MGRILLCAPVVLLALRSCSVVEAAEGEGCGGWRTSRMGPSDGAFQCPKHPGRANAKFCCGSCALPYCCSTRGARLDQVQCLSRGRLEGRTEVLVEPGDGFMMTPYLTALIILYVLLMLTCVLHAYFYFRGLLPRCREGRPQTQMEATDFRLSVIDPPPDYGTCVRTGAEEDPQGTSPLPSHIYPPSYDVSVGTASSGAQDQQSTTPSSSGTDPPPSYEFCVSSASSGAENHPGISHWPSCTELPPSYESCVRRTASAGAEDPQGISPLPSASAQPVQSQHADPTALEPEETTLSPEALRVRTLSSPPTVQPIFEPISTSLRKFLN, translated from the exons ATGGGAAGGATTCTGTTGTGCGCTCCGGTCGTCCTGTTGGCTCTCCGAAGCTGTTCCGTGGTGGAGGCTGCTGAGGGCGAAGGGTGTGGCGGCTGGAGGACGTCCCGGATGGGGCCGTCGGATGGAGCCTTCCAATGCCCGAAGCATCCTGGCAGGGCCAACGCCAAGTTCTGCTGCGGCTCCTGCGCCCTGCCCTACTGCTGCTCGACTAGAGGAGCGCGCCTCGACCAGGTCCAGTGCCTTTCCAGGGGCCGGCTGGAAGGAAGAACGGAGGTTCTGGTCGAGCCAGGCGACG GGTTCATGATGACACCTTACCTAACAGCCCTCATCATTCTTTATGTCCTGCTCATGTTGACCTGTGTCCTCCATGCCTACTTCTACTTCAGAGGTCTCCTGCCCCGCTGCAGAGAGGGCCGGCCGCAGACCCAGATGGAGGCTACTGACTTTAGGCTCTCGGTCATTGACCCTCCCCCTGACTATGGTACCTGTGTGAGAACAGGTGCCGAGGAGGACCCACAAGGAACGTCGCCCTTGCCCTCCCATATTTATCCTCCCAGCTATGATGTCAGTGTGGGCACAGCATCCTCTGGTGCTCAAGACCAGCAAAGTACTACTCCTTCTTCCTCTGGCACTGACCCTCCTCCCAGCTATGAATTCTGTGTGAGCAGTGCATCCTCGGGGGCTGAGAACCATCCAGGCATCTCTCATTGGCCCTCTTGCACTGAGCTTCCTCCCAGCTATGAATCCTGTGTGAGAAGAACAGCATCTGCGGGTGCTGAGGACCCTCAAGGCATTTCTCCTTTGCCTTCTGCATCTGCACAGCCTGTGCAGTCCCAGCATGCAGATCCCACAGCCCTTGAACCTGAGGAAACCACCTTGTCTCCAGAGGCACTTCGGGTTAGAACTCTTTCATCTCCTCCAACTGTGCAGCCCATCTTTGAGCCCATCTCCACATCTCTCCGCAAGTTCTTAAACTAG